The genomic DNA TATTAGCACGGGagcccagaaaaaaacaaaaggttaACCAAGCCCTCTAAGGAGTGACCAAATagtctttctcttcctctgctgttttttttcttttacccaTCCCCATATCATGGTCCATGACCCAGTTTATGAATCCCCAAGGGGACGGTAGGAAATGGAACTTGGGCTTCATTGAAGGCCACTAATCCTTTTGCGTCAGCACAGATCAGGAAGAAATGCCTGGATGCTGGTCCTCACCTAAAACCCTGTCATTGCAAGCCCTGTTCAGGGGTAATCTGAGGTAGTGAAAGAGAGAGACAACTATTTCCCATTTCCTGCAGGCCAGAGCATGCGAGGAGGGGTAGGGCAACAACTGTACAATGGTTTTCCATGTGAGCAGAACAGTTTGTGCAGCTTGagtagaataaaaaaaaaacaaaacattttccccTAATTATTGTATGATTTCCATAGGAAGTAGTTCTCAGGAATGTGCACAGCTCCATGTTCACCCCACATAGGGAATGTAGGAGCTCACTGGGACCCACGATCGGCCCCAAAGCACGCTCCTGAGGCCAGACACCAGCCTGGAAGAGCTGGCGTTTCCAAAGGCAatcttcagcaggaaaaaaaaaaaaaagaggcaccCGCAGATGGAAAAATGTTGAAACCCAGTTTTTAGAGGCCTAATATTAAGAGATTTCAAGAAAATGACTCTCTGCCTAGTTTTAGCATCAAGTCTCTGCTCATCCCCATGATCAGagtttagaaaaacaaaccaataaaaCCAACTTGCATGCTTTCTTTCCACTGCTCCGTGCCGTGTTCTGACTACTCAAAAACACTGTTCAGCTCCCAGAAAGAGGACAGGAGGGGGAAAATGGACTATTTTTGCCAACAACATACCGTGGCTGAGTATGTAGGGTATATAATATAAGCCCATATGATATAATACCCTATGGTATTTATCTGTAGGTCTCTAAACACTTCAGCAAGACAAGACAAACACCACCACCATTTCACATCCATCACTCCCCAGTCACAGAGAGGTTAAATGACTCATCAAATCCCAGAAGGAGTCATTGACAAACACTGGAAGGGATCCCCAAGCTTTTCTGGTGCCATTTCTTCCTTCATGCACATTGACCCCATGGCCACACTGTGATAACCACGACAAGTTTTGTTGCAGAGTAACCCCTCCTCAGACATCGCATCACACAGTGCCATCAAGGAAAGGAGCATACTCACATCTGCATAAATGTTTGTGCCAAAAACCGGTGCCCAGTAGGATGGCTCGTCTTTACAGTGGGCTGGACAATAAATCCTAGAAAACAATTTATTCAGATTTATTCAGGCTCAACAGGAAAGCAAGCTGCATTCTTAGGAGATTTCAAGTGCCTGCATCTGGTCTGCAGGTGGCAACAGTGAATCTAATTATTGGCTCCCCTCAGATGACTTTTGGTAGGTAGTGTAAAGCTTCAAATGGAGGGCATTTGAGCAGTAAAAGAGGGATTCATCTTCCATGGCATTTTCCAAGTGGAGTCCTTATAATTCCCAGACCCTTCCTGACTCATCTGGCCAAAAAACCTCCACTCTCATTGGCTCTCAGATTGGCGAtctcagcagccctgctcccccTACCTTCCCCTCCTTCTCCCAAGCAGGGTGGGTTGCAATGGGACACAGGCTTGCTCACAGCACACACTTACCTTGGGCAATGGGTCGCAGGCTTTTTGAACTGGCACAGTTCAGCTACTGTGGTGTAGCAATCCAGTGTCTGtgctgtggaaataaatacaaagaggTAAAATTACTAGGCCTAGTAGCCAAATCAGAATTATGATTCTTTGAAGGAAGAAGATTCACTCAAAAATATACAGAACCTGGGGACATCTAAAAGTAGAACTCTACTGTATTTGTTTATGTACTCATCATAAGAAATTTTTGTAATTATGATGGGTCACACCTACTAACCAATTTCATACATATTTTGTGATTCATTATGCCTTTCCTTACActtattaaattaaatacttttttttttttttttcccccagtttttaTACACGATTCACATATTAGACTCAGGCTTTCTTATGAGGAAGGCTTATCTTCTATCATATTACTATCAATATCTCACCACATTGCAGCTAATGTTTGGATCTGACCATGATCCATCACCAGAAAATGCTGTTGGAAATGGCCAGTTATGACCATTTTCTGCACCTTCCTTCCTCTTAGATCCCTACAGaaatttttaatatgtaatgGTGGAATTGCCCATAAAGGGTGATGGATCATCACCCTTCTGGAGTTTAGCTGTGGTATGGGGCCATTCCACATGATcgcttaaaatgaaaaagagaactgCATGAATGATATCCTCAAGCACTTCATAAAACTCCAGCAACAACAATTTCCTCTCAACTTGACAAACTCCACACTTACTTGCGACTTTGGAAACCATGAATGCATTGGaaggtttatttttcctgcaaaacAAGCAGggaaaagtattaaaaatacacaacatAAATTTACTTGAATCACTGTGAATATATACGAGTAACAAAGACAACTGAACATTTGCTTGTAttgaaagcaaatacaaaaactTGTTCCCAAAGGTCTAACCTGAAAGATTCCACACCGTTCCTGGTAGACTTCACAAAGGCCGGCGTCCTCCCCTTCCTTGTAATATCAACAAGTCCTCCCTTGTTGTCCAAGATGCCATAGTGAATTGCAGCCCGACATATGCTTGATGACtgagaagagcacagcaaatAATATATGAAGTAAATCTCattcacagagcagcactgaccAACCGCTCTGCAAagcatgaagaaacaaaatcaccAAATGCCAAATAGAAAATAACCTGATACAACCCTTTGGAATCAGGTTGCTAAATCTTACTCTCCTGACACAACCTTCATCTATTCCTATTATTACCATTATTTAAGCACAGCTTGGTTGGatgacaaaacatttttaagtaaaaaaccGTACACTTAGATAtaatttagaagaaaagcagcactggaaaTTCACAACCAGTATGAAATTTTTCCACTTCTCAACAGAACATTCAAACTCAAGATATTTCTGCTAAAACCACTTGCAGGAGGAGGATATCTGCAATCACACAAGTTGCAGGGCCAAAATATGACTTGTAGTCACAACCCAACGGTGAGAATGGGGAAAGCAACCATAAAATGCATAAATAGCCTTTTATATTCACAACCTTCctttgctccaaaagtagtttTGATGGGAAAACAGTGCTAGCTCAAGATCCAGCAAATCAACCCAGaatatttcactgtttcagtgtttgtaGTGTGAAGTTTCTGTTCAGACTGACCACACTAAAAAGGAGACCCTTAGAAGAGCCTCCTAGTGATCCCTATCCATCACTTCCCAGGGCTTTTACAACAGAATCAAGACTGGAATCACTTTGCCTTTCCAGACAGCTTCTTTTTTCATCACTAAGATGAGGAAAATACAGATAGTCTTTATTAACACCCAAATTACAGCAGCACAACCGGAGAATACAAAAAGCCAAATTACATCAAAATCATTGGCATTTCCCGTTTCTGTTATTACCACTAACTTCCCACAGATTACATCTATAAGcttttttaaaagtacttaCACTCTCATAATAAAATGTTCCAAAGATCTTTCCCTTACTGTACAAGCAGCCAGCTGGGCACAGATACCTAGTGAAGATATATATCTTTGAGGGTGGCGAGAAAACAattcaagaaaaacagactttgaTTCTATTTCATTTAATAGTCATTCCATTCATTTCACGTAActcttccatttaaaaacaagattGCAAAATAACTACTTTTTAGAACAGTTTCTCCACCCTCCTTAAAAAACCCGACCAATATTTAGATTCTGTGGATTTGGTTTTTCTCCAAGTGATAAACTGTCCCGTTCTTTGCAGAAACCTTAACCAGAAGTTCTCGACTGCCTGGGAGGGGACGAGCCATGAATTATTGGTCTGGCTTAGACAGCAGTGGAACGCACAAGAAAGGTTCAGAAGAGATTCTGCCAACATTTATTAAATGATTTTGGACACCTGGAACTGTGGGTCATGATGGCTGCAGAAAAAACTGAGTCACTTTGCAGCTAGGCTTGGCTGAGGgctttatatttaaaaataaaaataaaaattaaggcTTTTTTCAAAGAGATCTATTtagttacaaaaataaatgtagtaTAGGCTATGTCTTGTTTGCATGGACCTCAACATTTTTAGCCCATTTTTTCCTGCGCTGCTCCAATAGGTATCAATAAAACATTACCTGTTGCATGTTGAGCCTCTGCATTTGTCTCTCATCTTGGTCTCACAGGTAATGACttgtgctggggaaaaaaaaaacccaaaaatttaaattaaaaacaaacaaacaaacaaaaaacacagtacaaattaaaaacattatgTTGTAAGAAGAAAGAGCCCACCACATCCTGCTTTGGGCACCATGCACCTTTCCAAGAAGTCTTTGGTGTAGCAAGGTTAAATCTTAACAGCCTAGAGCTGTTGGTGCCTTTTGATCTAGTTACCTAAAACAGGTGTTTTTGGGAGTattaacagcaaagaaacattTGACAGCCAAAGGCTGATTTACAGCCTGAATTCTGCAGACACTACTTTTCATTCTCCATTTAATTACAGACTCTCCAGATGCTAGTGGGTAAACTTGAAAAGGATGCATTTGCTTGTCTCACCTTGTTTTCAGAATGACTGGTTTGATGAACTGAACACGACTAAGTGCTACCAGCAGAGCATATCACttcagaaatcatagaatggcttgggttggaaggcacctcaaagatcatctggttccaacccctgtCACAAAAAGTCTTTACAAGcaagaaatagaaaggaaacCAACTAAAATCCCCAGAAAACTGCAAGAAGGGTAAATGCTGAATACATAAAATTGTAAATGAGGAATGAAACCTAAATGAAGAATGAAACTCCTAAATCGACTACTGATATGAAGACATCAATACTTTCTTtagatgctccatccctgaaggtattcagggctgggttggatgggccTATATGCTATCTGAGGTGCAATCTGAtttggtggttggcaacccagCCCACATCCAGGGGTTAGAGCTGGATGGCctttgaggtcccctccaatccAACCAATCTGTGGTTCTGGGATCCTTCAAGAACAGATGAGTATTGCACTTTGATGTGCAGGTGGCTTTTCAATGTTTTGCTGCTTACTtctgaaagaacaaaagcaagagaCTGCCTTACTCATGTAGGAATTGGAGGTGGTTTTCTTGGGCTTGATGGTTTTGCTGGGCTCATTCTCTGGAGGATGGAACCACACAGGCTTGTGCTCTGAGAGCTGTGGGGTTTCCACTTCGTTGGTCTCATCCGTCTCGGTGATGTAGGGGTCTTCATAACGATAATCTTGTTAGCAAGgagaaattataaaaaataattgcagtgtTCACATCAAGTGGGAAATCAGATTTCTCTATCAGAATGGAGCTTCAGCCAGTCCTCCAGtgaagcacagctcctgcatgACCCCCAATGAGTCCCAGCTCAGTTGTCCACGGTGCCTCCATCACTCTCAGATCTCACCCCCCCATAGCGCCCCCATCTTTCACAGCCTCCCACTGCATAACCAACTGCCTGCTGTTGCAGCCCAGCAAGAGGATTTGGGAAATGAAGCTAGAGGAATTCATTCCACTTGGCCATTCCTCTGCAAAACCTTATGCTGTTTTCATTCTCATCAGTGAGGAAGGGGATGATGCAAAGAAATAGATAACGAGGCTCCCAACACAGCACTGACATGACCCACTCCAGTTCCCATCTGAACCCCAATGACCCCCAGCCCCAGgtagaaagaaatgaatgcagCAAAATAACCCTCTGCTTTGGGCAAGCCTCCCAAGCATGGAGCTGCCTGCTTCTAAAATCCCAGCTCTTCATAAAGGAAAACAcatggcaaggaaaaaaaaaaaaaaaaaggcccctGATGCATGACCCCAGAAAATCCCACTTGCTCTGAGAGCAGCGCTGCTTCACTGGAGATTTCCCAGCAGCAATAATATTTTTCACTCCATGTCTATCGACCACTATTCCAACAGagctcctcctctcctcccagaGACACGAATCGCTGTGTTTGATTTGCAGCCGTGAAAAccaaagtgaggaaaaaaagtagggaaaaaaaataaaatagaaaagggaaTCGCTCGTCCCTGGCCAGGACCTGCCCACCCACGTCGCCTCCAGTAAGCGCTGGTGGAACATTCCCTTCCCAAACAAACCCTGTGAGGATGGGAGCGCTTCTGCCCGCAGCCTGCCAGCCCCAAGCCCTGCCCCAGCTCCAAGCCAAACCCATGCAGCTCCTCCATCCTGCAGTCGCTCACATTTTCACACTGAATCCAGGCAAATCAGAGCCTTTCAGTTGATGATCTACCATTACACCACAATGCCTAGTTATTGAAGGTGGGTAATTAAAAGCCACGACTGCTCCTAATGAAATGGTTCCGGGTGAAAGCTGGCTCCTGCACAGCACCctgacccccagccccacgtACCTTTGTAGCAGAGGTTGTTCTGGCACCCACCCCCGTAGCTAGGGGGGCACTCAGAGCAGGGGCGGCCGTTCTTGTACGGGGCTTCTCCAATCCAGTTGCCTCTGCAAGCACAGGAGCAATGCATGCTCATCAGATAGCCCTCCAAGCCCCACATTCTTCAGCCACTGACACTAAGGGCGTGGGGAAAATGGGTGTTTCTGTTCTCCATGCATAGACAAGTGTGGAAAAGACAGCTTGTCCCCTTTTCCATCCAACACTTGCTTTCAGCAATCCTGTCCGTCCAAGGTACCAATCTCCCATCAATATCTGCAGCccccatgcagcagcacaggccaGGGAGGAGCACAACTCTTGCCATTGAGGAGCTGCTCCATTTTCCATCTGGAACCATCCCCAAGAGCAAGGTGCAGAAATCCACACCTCACCCCCTGCACAACTGCACGAGtctgagaagcagagcagcactgcacctTCCTTTTTGCCCGGCCctgcaaataatttttcctctgaGGCTGCAGAAACATCATCCCAGTCTGGAGCAAAAGATCAAAGAGCAACCAAACAGCCCAGCAAAGCCTTGTGAGGAAAACGGTCTTCCTCATTTCACCTTCAAGATGATGGTTTTAGGAGTTTCCTCTAATGAATAGTGTGAAATATCACCTTTAAACTCCACTGTGAATACTGTGATTTAGTAAGCAGACGTAGCTCAGCAGATTACTGCTTTTTCTCAAGGAAGTACCCAGTAACAGAAGCCCTCCTTGGCACTCACTGTTGCAAGCATTAGGGGCTGAGGAGGCTAACGGAGCTGGAGCTCAGGCTGTGCCTCTCAACCCTTTGGTTATTGCTCTTTCAGCCGTCTCCACCTATAAGGCTAGATGAGGACAATGCACACAGATGCCAGAGAGAAGAGATTAAGCAAAAATGGCAGAAAGAGAGTATTTTTCCATCCAGCAGGATGGCGTGCAGTGCATCGCAACTTGCAATGGGAATTCTGCAGGAGACAGTGGGATTCCATGCGAGGAGCAGGTTGCTGAATCCCAAACCACCCAGCAGCTTTGGTAGCCAATGTGGGGAGGAGGTTTCAGCAACACACCCACGGGCACTGCCTGGCTTGTGCTGCAAGCTCTGGCTTTGGCTGCTAGCCCTATCTCACACACCTTTTATCTCAGCATCATTCTGCCTTATGACTTCCAGTGGCTCTGAGCCACACACAGCAATTtccctattcttttttttttttttttttggtaagttTTAAACTGTAAGCAACCCTACTATTCCTTCTGTAGCTGGGGCACAGAGGCCGCTGCTGGAAGGACGGGCAGCAGCATTAATCAGCCCCATCCCTTCCAGCTGCTGAGCCTCGCCTGGCAGCAAGCTCCTCTCCAACCTCGccatctcctgctctccttGCCATGGCAGCAACATCAAAGCTCCAGCCTGGCCCCAGCCCCTCCTTCACTTTTCCAGGCAATGCTCAGCAATGTTGAACCAGCTCCGTGCTGCAGTCTAAAGTAAAAATTTAAAGCCACAAACACCAGTCTAGACTGCCTGAAATCTCTTCCCCAGATCCTGGGCTAGTTAAGTAACCTTCCAGCACAGGGTctgggaaagcagcagggcCCAGCCCATCCGCCTTACTTGGGTGAGTAATTGCAGACCAGGTAGACGGCGTTCTCCCAGATCTCTCCCCAGACATTCATCTGCTTGCAGACGTTCACAGCACAGCCAATCTTGTTTGTTGTGGCCCAGACTATCTGCAAGGACAACGTGCTTATTGAGAACCCGCGAGACACGGGCACGTGTTGCAGTGACACAGGATGCAGAGGGGATGTGGAGTATGGATACAAATACATCTCTTTTACCTGAGTGTAATGCGTGCACATGGGGCCTGTGCATTTATCTGGGCACCATGGGTTGCACTCGTGTGGGTACGGGTACGAGTAATCCTTGACTTCATCATACCAGGATTGGACATGGAAAGCAGGAGAGCGATACCTGGAGGAGCAAAGCACAGGCATGGCTGAGAACACCCACCCCTCAAGTTATCACCAGCCCCTTTGTCATCCAACAGCACTTGTGCACTCCTGGCTTATTGCAAGGCAGCATCTCAGTTTTTAACACAAGCTTTGTGAATTTTATACTACGGTTTCTTAAGGCAAGTTTGTCTCATTGAGAAGGTGTTGCTTAAAAAACTCAGTaacgtggggaaaaaaaaaacatctcagtGAAAATGTTAAAGATGATTTCTTCCCCAAAATTCACAGCTCAGTCTGACTTTCTGTATTATTTATAGGTTTGACATGTCCTTCAAACACCGCTGACCTGAGATGTCCTCCTGCCTTTTCCACCCAACTACATAAAACTTCTCGTTTGGCAGAGAGCTGTGTTTTGAAAGTAAACAGAAGTGAAGGTTTGCCAAACAGCTTCACCTGAAAGCCACCATGTACCGACTTCACCACCAGGCCATTTGCTAAATCTGGATGTCCATTAGCAGTTCCTATTGGAAGACCTTtgacaggaagcaagctttTCCCCCTCCCATCAAACCAAAGGGTAGTGCAGAGCACTTGGGGCTCTGCACGTGCTCCCCACTTTATTGCAGCTATTTCTTCATGCAGTAAGCTCCTGCGTGTGCTGCATGTACTTGGTGCAAACTATGCACAATGCTTTGCAATCTGAGGCAGCACTGATGTTGCTTGTGCTGTTCAGGAGAACGTGAATGGTGTTAAAATTATCTGGAGAAATGCGTTGGCATTTTGTATGCTATGCACACAGTGAGCAAGCAGAGCAATCTGCAAATTCTGTCTCGAAGGAGAAGAGCATTTCAAAcactttttattgctttcatcAGCTCACATGAAGCAGGCAGCCAGCAATACAAATGATATCATTACCAA from Lagopus muta isolate bLagMut1 chromosome 12, bLagMut1 primary, whole genome shotgun sequence includes the following:
- the CRISPLD2 gene encoding cysteine-rich secretory protein LCCL domain-containing 2, encoding MDPALPWILPLGCVLLLANAAHCFILPNSSHLESILSKYQDGEAHSRSKRAILFSDRQEILMLHNKLRGQVYPSASNMEYMTWDDELERSAHAWAQQCIWDHGPSALIRSIGQNLAVHWGRYRSPAFHVQSWYDEVKDYSYPYPHECNPWCPDKCTGPMCTHYTQIVWATTNKIGCAVNVCKQMNVWGEIWENAVYLVCNYSPKGNWIGEAPYKNGRPCSECPPSYGGGCQNNLCYKDYRYEDPYITETDETNEVETPQLSEHKPVWFHPPENEPSKTIKPKKTTSNSYMTQVITCETKMRDKCRGSTCNRYLCPAGCLYSKGKIFGTFYYESSSSICRAAIHYGILDNKGGLVDITRKGRTPAFVKSTRNGVESFRKNKPSNAFMVSKVATQTLDCYTTVAELCQFKKPATHCPRIYCPAHCKDEPSYWAPVFGTNIYADSSSICKSAVHAGVIADEEGGFVDVMPVEKKKSYVGSLKNGVQSESLRSPSDGNAFRIFAVKQ